A single genomic interval of Hydractinia symbiolongicarpus strain clone_291-10 chromosome 8, HSymV2.1, whole genome shotgun sequence harbors:
- the LOC130654602 gene encoding uncharacterized protein LOC130654602, protein MRKVEQEFPFHQELYKWLYETEYSRNYGRQHLPTYEPKNKLLVPKVFKETTTAEQENVTHPISKNKIKSSGTVGIQVSESNIPRKDAANYYSGDKTYNKTHSTIGIQVSENAAPIKKSILKTPQKSQQNRPLTAPIIHSRVKRSERKSLDDTYVLSERRKILDENHIERSNDMKYYSSILNTSAGKDSSLYERVPFIQRKKKVMHRDDHVKLEMTGVSAEELSGSVLDLQNEPAFTKKKISCYPKNHNILRTHTIEEIENDVEKNVKENSDPISEVCKEEFDDDKFNCFKSLKNYQYYKSKSLPNSYRTSYNDDFDTLTRTVSSPIVLAERKVGSRNNVPDIFDRCMADVRYTKGSESLFRKEYDKSRYETEYDQSFRKKSSVEYIPKKRYEVLSANEDDFFDYYDQVIQNRQVAYKPILRSFLDQQLRNQEKRSEERNIENGSKNIYRNGETLHRTKHYDPLQYSDR, encoded by the exons TGGCTGTATGAGACAGAATATAGCAGAAATTATGGCAGACAACATCTTCCAACGTATGAACCCAAAAATAAACTACTTGTTCCCAAAGTATTTAAAGAAACGACAACTGCCGAACAGGAGAATGTCACCCATCCAatctcaaaaaataaaataaaaagcagtGGCACTGTTGGTATACAGGTATCAGAAAGTAACATACCAAGAAAAGATGCAGCTAACTACTATTCCGGTGACAAAACTTATAATAAAACACATTCTACCATTGGTATACAAGTATCAGAAAATGCAGCtccaataaaaaaaagtattttgaaaaCACCACAAAAGAGCCAGCAG aatCGACCATTAACTGCACCAATCATTCATTCAAGAGTGAAGCGCAGTGAAAGGAAATCTTTGGATGACACCTATGTTTTATcagaaagaagaaaaatctTAGATGAAAATCATATTGAGAGAAGTAATGATATGAAGTATTATTCAAGTATCTTAAATACTTCTGCTGGTAAAGATTCGTCATTATATGAAAGAGTGCCATTTATACAACGTAAGAAAAAAGTGATGCACAGAGATGATCACGTTAAATTAGAAATGACTGGTGTCAGTGCTGAAGAGCTGTCTGGTAGTGTTTTAGACCTACAAAATGAACCAgcatttacaaagaaaaaaatatcttgCTACCCTAAAAATCACAATATCTTGCGTACACATACAATAGAAGAAATCGAAAATGAtgtagaaaaaaatgttaaagaaaattcTGATCCTATTTCAGAG GTTTGTAAAGAAGAATTTGATGATGACAAATTTAACTGTTTTAAATCTCTTAAAAATTATCAATATTATAAGTCAAAGTCTTTGCCAAATAGCTATCGGACAAGTTACAATGATGATTTTGATACTCTTACACGAACTGTCAGCTCACCAATTGTATTAGCTGAAAGGAAAGTTGGCAGTAGAAATAATGTCCCAGATATTTTTGACCGATGTATGGCAGATGTCAGATATACAAAAGGCAGTGAGTCCTTATTTAGAAAAGAATATGATAAAAg TCGATATGAAACAGAATATGACCAATCGTTTCGAAAAAAATCGAGTGTGGAATATATTCCAAAAAAG cgATATGAAGTATTGTCGGCAAATGAAGATGATTTTTTTGACTACTACGATCAG GTGATACAAAATAGACAAGTGGCTTATAAGCCTATCCTTCGAAGTTTTCTAGACCAACAACTGCGAAACCAAGAAAAACGTTCAGAGGAACGCAATATTGAAAATggaagtaaaaatatatatcgaAATGGAGAAACTTTGCACCGTACTAAACATTACGATCCTTTGCAATATTCAGATAGGTAG